One Leishmania braziliensis MHOM/BR/75/M2904 complete genome, chromosome 3 DNA segment encodes these proteins:
- a CDS encoding putative 6-phosphofructo-2-kinase / fructose-2,6-biphosphatase: protein MYSLVHSHQASDSARAYPASTTQEDLVETAAAMDRAFTSMEAHMAHNWQRADDARVPEAPQPIAAEPETALGSAFSQSRATGNDAVSDIPPSNEAADARALSRVRSAVTVGMLTNSPHYRCTDNACSAPGNPGGRSRFSEGGATSDAVASGSPEAQPRLRPRIAIATSLEEEALLQQCIAAGGGPGIRSVDRATILARPLTAPPYVADPSSVAVSGRGGSSSVSTSPFLLTQQQRHTNTSSVLSASSVLGQRTTSGASNSFWSSSSVPANAFNESSPVIHSSIYAPGSPFTTAAGAPTMRDPFAASVSVQQNKSALITELKRRRQRLQRKLALLQEEATARNIFALVRASNASQLQYLLQEGLCNVNDRDYNACTPLHVAAGEGNQAIVRLLLSFGADVVAVDHNGRTPLDCAAANRHSGVARYLLTVIRTKHFSQDGGDGGFTSSGGDDGPPVTMCGPKSTMDEGSLVTGVYPSLSTSPVGQPSERPPVVDIAAGALPLGNSPAGSISLGTTTFTQRNTAAQCHSELSPTGSQGPPLPLSHQRQQYQQPASSLSTASTPSLSRPENLNQLPAHAAASGTITDAESWTGSDALPHTVGWGTNAPPATAAAAGTTASSGAPPATIPKSASSLAVDDISGPVWRPFPLLSTTTQHLAPPQEAAATAKSVGANSSLTGHLSIMSVSTPRWRHNSIPHGSSPMRPVFLSSLDSTAAAHSRGLIAAESNTGTTPTAPPPRMIGVNAFATKAGSASAGGGGQLLKRHVMSTPMFVAGGIEESVSEETNQAAAQQPPSRLHFSTSLITPATTAGTMAGWHDGDEPLVDTDVEGIEDALLDRRGHCSMHRRCMQSESSSSPHGEFGSVLSDWSRSGSLRTLATGKEKQQHSRKDCSSFNETGSFLGEVPPALSPPPAPTAATGAAAVRISSTSTAASGGGAQQRQMLLRPPRLPDSRPPPTERGGTKTAPATRTYPMHMLRPLNLLPVDMHEELGGDHGSVITSATTAPTAASAVATTSSVYSQVCGPLKSQEDLTSSTLASGAGSLRGVGAGSGSLCDMGQQSLEEHHHHYRMAALGMLVSQQQLRDDSGVNKRPAPPLLQTTRAALEPIRMEATVTDSASPSGDGSSSRSAVMKNSSSDVTPFPSYPQVAADPAVVVPSLLSSTGPTTATSAEATGAMLAGAVELVREPMASPHAAKEQSLLQEVQHEPADLATLHYSSYTTISDTVSVIVCMVGLPGRGKSFISKRLVRYMNWKGVPCRAFNAGNYRRQLLGAEGTAGAEFFNPDNPQGAQLRERMAEFACEDLVRFIAAHSLAVGILDATNTTRRRRAWLAEYFQHEAQRHAVPYRLLFIESVCTDDTIVTENILRSKCDNDDFRNLKDVGAVINEFRNRILQYERVYETLEPEERMPYIKIVNVKHHVILHRVPNGLGSRIAFFLLNLHPIAFPIYVALPGETVGDSMHVYGGEERLTSRGEAYAVALKHFIQDRYVPHMVVLHATNYSVLSTLTPLMDSAKEEETAPVLHAPSSASGHGASACHLTDTSKAAAPAPQHPHDGSGDTRRILCEASVERQPATGAAAKAAPMPADASTIIPDAAVLKSPHSLSVVPGTGEVVAEGESRAVAPRDPQQHDGDGGGVAAVDSRLLGAVDAVALEQFMHEDDSDQVDEEEIGDEVLCPVPGLDNINFGRFSGHTAAWVKEKYPRLSALLYDVDDGNVSAGAAAQQHQQESRKHNDAADATMPLASAGSANATGSASHHRLGQGNETHLAAAWLSAPLPPQVHYATHEEAVSHLQGAVSGADPRLSYCTQLPNGESYRQVNVRLEPALMAVMRTQSPVFVVAPAVPAQGILSFFMDVIPELSPTIRIPSGCVVEIGVKDGITVHPLLPDALPESMTRSLLTVLPEIQEAIREVATASSVEKRTTGAPAHGSATTQSGGAAVAAALLSSVNAGGGAQKENGEACPVGANASRAATAPPPPS from the coding sequence ATGTACAGCCTAGTCCACTCACACCAGGCCTCTGACAGTGCGCGCGCGTAccccgcctccaccacccaGGAGGACCTGGTGGAGACGGCAGCCGCCATGGACAGGGCCTTCACCAGCATGGAGGCGCACATGGCCCATAATTGGCAGCGTGCCGACGATGCACGCGTGCCGGAAGCGCCGCAGCCCATCGCCGCTGAACCGGAGACGGCCCTCGGTAGCGCCTTTTCGCAGTCACGCGCAACAGGCAACGACGCCGTCAGTGACATTCCACCCAGCAACGAAGCAGCCGATGCTCGTGCGCTTAGTCGCGTCCGCAGTGCTGTGACCGTAGGCATGCTCACCAACAGCCCTCACTACCGCTGTACCGACAACGCATGCAGTGCGCCTGGCAACCCTGGCGGTCGTAGTCGCTTTAGCGAAGGTGGCGCCACTAGTGATGCTGTTGCTTCCGGCTCGCCGGAGGCACAACCACGACTGCGCCCCCGCATCGCTATCGCAACAAGcctggaggaagaggctctGCTGCAACAGTGCATAGCAGCTGGTGGTGGCCCCGGCATTAGGTCGGTGGATCGAGCGACGATACTGGCGCGCCCCTTGACTGCGCCGCCGTACGTAGCCGACCCGAGTTCAGTGGCGGTATCAGGCAGAGGGGGTAGCAGTAGCGTGTCCACGTCTCCATTTCTACtaacgcagcagcagcggcacacgaATACTTCCAGTGTGCTGAGCGCCAGCTCTGTTCTGGGCCAGCGCACTACCAGTGGCGCCAGCAACTCTTTCTGGAGCTCAAGCAGCGTCCCTGCGAATGCTTTCAACGAGAGCAGCCCCGTCATCCATTCCTCTATTTATGCCCCTGGCAGCCCCTTCACCACGGCAGCCGGGGCCCCGACGATGCGCGACCCCTTCGCTGCGTCCGTCTCTGTGCAGCAGAACAAGTCCGCGCTAATCACCGAGCTcaagcggcggcgacagcgactgCAGAGGAAACTCGCcctcctgcaggaggaggcgacagcGCGTAACATCTTCGCGCTCGTCCGCGCCAGCAACGCCTCGCAGTTGCAGTACCTCTTGCAGGAGGGCCTGTGTAACGTGAACGACCGCGACTACAACGCATGCACACCGCTGCATGTGGCGGCCGGGGAGGGGAATCAGGCCATTGTGCGTCTGCTGCTATCTTTTGGTGCTGACGTCGTCGCTGTGGATCACAACGGCCGCACCCCGCTGGACTGCGCCGCGGCGAACCggcacagcggcgtcgccCGCTATCTCCTCACCGTGATTCGCACCAAGCACTTCAGCcaggacggcggcgacggtggaTTCACCAGCAGTGGAGGTGATGATGGCCCGCCTGTGACCATGTGCGGCCCGAAATCGACCATGGACGAGGGCTCTCTTGTAACCGGCGTGTACCCGAGCCTGTCCACCTCGCCAGTCGGCCAACCCTCGGAGCGGCCACCCGTCGTGGACATTGCTGCGGGTGCTCTGCCTCTCGGCAACTCTCCGGCCGGCTCCATCTCCCTGGGTACCACCACTTTCACACAGAGAAACACCGCCGCGCAGTGCCACTCAGAGTTGTCGCCTACGGGGTCACAGGGGCCGCCGCTACCTCTCTCCCACCAACGCCAGCAATACCAACAGCCGGCCTCCTCGTTATCGACGGCCTCCACACCGTCGCTGTCCAGGCCCGAAAACTTAAACCAGCTTCCTGCccacgctgccgcctccggCACCATCACGGACGCAGAGAGCTGGACTGGCAgcgatgcgctgccgcacaCGGTGGGGTGGGGTACCAATGCGCCCCCTGCaactgcggctgcagctggcaCGACGGCCTCTAGCGGTGCGCCACCCGCTACGATACCGAAGTCTGCGTCTTCACTGGCCGTGGACGACATCAGCGGGCCTGTGTGGCGCCCGTTCCCACTGCTGTCAACGACGACACAGCACCTCGCGCCACCTCaagaagcggcagcaacggcgaAGTCAGTAGGTGCCAACAGCAGTCTGACGGGACACTTGAGCATAATGTCCGTGTCGAccccgcggtggcggcacaaCAGCATCCCTCACGGCAGCTCCCCGATGAGGCCGGTGTTTCTGTCCTCGTTAGActcgacagcggcagctcaCTCTCGTGGCCTCATCGCGGCGGAGTCGAACACAGGCACCACCCcaacggcgccaccgcccaGGATGATCGGCGTCAACGCCTTCGCTACCAAGGCTGGTAGCGccagcgctggtggtggcgggcaACTCCTCAAGCGGCACGTCATGTCAACGCCGATGTTCGTGGCGGGTGGGATCGAAGAGAGCGTTAGCGAGGAGACAAaccaggcagcagcgcagcaaccGCCATCACGCTTGCACTTCAGCACGTCCCTCAtcacacccgccaccaccgcgggTACGATGGCTGGTTGGCATGACGGTGATGAACCGCTCGTGGACACCGATGTCGAGGGCATTGAGGATGCCCTCCTTGACCGGCGCGGTCACTGCAGCATGCACCGCCGTTGCATgcagagcgagagcagcagcagcccccaTGGCGAGTTCGGCTCCGTGTTGTCGGACTGGTCGCGGAGCGGCAGCCTGCGCACACTCGCtacggggaaagagaagcagcagcacagccgtAAGGATTGCAGCAGCTTCAACGAGACAGGGAGCTTCCTTGGCGAGGTACcccctgccctctctcctcctccagcgccaacagcagcgactggCGCGGCCGCCGTTCGTATCTCGTCAACTTCGACAGCAGCAtccggcggtggtgcgcaacagcggcagATGCTCCTACGCCCGCCGCGGCTTCCAGACAGTCGCCCCCCACCGaccgagagaggaggcaccAAAACAGCTCCAGCGACGCGTACGTACCCCATGCACATGCTGCGTCCCCTAAACCTTCTCCCCGTCGACATGCACGAGGAGTTGGGCGGTGATCATGGCAGCGTCATCACATCAGCGACCACAGCCCcgacagcagcgtcagcagtggccaccacctcctccgtcTACTCACAAGTGTGCGGCCCACTCAAAAGTCAGGAGGACCTGACATCGTCGACGCTCGCCTCCGGTGCCGGCTCGCTGCGTGGCGtaggcgccggcagcggcagtctCTGTGACATGGGTCAGCAGTCACTTGaggagcaccaccaccactaccgcaTGGCCGCGCTCGGCATGCTTGTcagtcagcagcagctgagagACGATTCTGGCGTTAACAAGCgtccggcgccgccgctgcttcaaACGACGCGCGCCGCGCTCGAGCCGATCAGGATGGAGGCCACTGTGACTGACTCTGCCTCACCAAGCGGCGATGGCAgtagcagccgcagcgccgtgatGAAGAACAGTAGCAGCGATGTAACGCCATTTCCCTCCTACCCTCAAGTGGCGGCTGACCCCGCTGTAGTGGTCCCATCCTTGCTGAGCAGCACCGGtcccaccactgccacctctgccgaGGCTACTGGAGCCATGTTAGCAGGTGCGGTGGAACTGGTGAGGGAGCCGATGGCAAGCCCCCACGCAGCCAAGGAGCAGTCCCTCCTacaggaggtgcagcacgaGCCAGCGGATCTGGCCACGCTGCACTACTCGAGCTACACCACGATCAGCGACACTGTCTCGGTAATTGTCTGCATGGTAGGGCTTCCAGGCCGAGGTAAGAGCTTCATCAGCAAGCGACTCGTGCGCTACATGAACTGGAAAGGTGTGCCGTGCCGTGCGTTCAACGCCGGCAACtaccggcggcagctgcttggGGCCGAGGGCACCGCTGGCGCCGAATTCTTCAACCCAGACAACCCGCaaggcgcgcagctgcgggagcgcATGGCAGAGTTCGCCTGTGAAGACCTCGTCCGCTTCATCGCCGCCCACTCGCTCGCCGTCGGCATCCTCGACGCGACGAACACGACGCGTAGGCGGCGGGCGTGGCTCGCGGAGTATTTCCAGCACGAAGCACAGCGCCACGCAGTGCCGTACCGGCTGCTCTTCATCGAGTCCGTCTGCACGGACGACACCATCGTCACGGAGAACATCCTGCGAAGCAAGTGCGACAATGACGACTTCAGGAACCTCAAAGACGTCGGCGCCGTTATCAATGAGTTCCGCAATCGCATCCTGCAGTACGAGCGGGTGTACGAGACACTAGAGCCGGAGGAGCGGATGCCGTACATCAAAATCGTCAACGTCAAGCACCACGTCATCCTGCACCGCGTGCCGAACGGCCTGGGCAGCCGCATCGCCTTCTTCCTGCTGAACCTTCACCCCATCGCCTTCCCGATCTACGTGGCACTACCAGGCGAGACCGTCGGGGATAGCATGCACGTCTACGGCGGTGAGGAGCGGCTGACGTCCCGCGGCGAGGCCTATGCAGTAGCGCTGAAGCACTTCATTCAAGACCGATACGTCCCGCACATGGTGGTGCTACACGCCACGAACTACAGCGTCCTGAGCACGCTGACACCGCTGATGGACAGCGCTAAGGAAGAAGAAACCGCGCCTGTCCTGCATGCTCCGAGCAGCGCGAGCGGCCACGGGGCGTCGGCTTGTCACCTCACTGACACCTCGAaggccgcagcgcctgcacctcAGCATCcgcacgacggcagcggagaTACGCGCCGCATTCTGTGCGAAGCGTCTGTGGAGCGACAACCTGCGACTGGGGCAGCGGCGAAAGCGGCCCCCATGCCTGCCGACGCGTCTACTATCATTCCTGACGCAGCAGTACTGAAGTCACCGCACAGCCTGTCTGTCGTGCCTGGGACTGGAGAAGTAGTGGCTGAGGGCGAGAGCCGTGCCGTGGCGCCGAGGgatccgcagcagcacgatggcgacggcggtggcgtggcTGCTGTTGACAGTCGTCTACTCGGCGCAGTAGATGCcgtggcgctggagcagtTCATGCAcgaagacgacagcgaccAGGTAGATGAAGAAGAAATCGGCGATGAGGTCCTCTGCCCGGTGCCGGGGCTCGATAACATTAACTTCGGGCGCTTCAGCGGGCACACCGCCGCGTGGGTGAAGGAGAAGTACCCGCGCCTGTCTGCGCTTCTGTACGATGTGGACGACGGAAACGTGAGTgccggagcagcagcacagcaacacCAGCAAGAGTCACGCAAGCACAACGATGCGGCAGACGCGACTATGCCGTTGGCATCAGCCGGGAGTGCGAATGCCACCGGCAGCGCCTCACACCATCGCCTCGGCCAGGGAAACGAGACCCACCTGGCTGCAGCTTGGCTCTCggccccgctgccgccgcaggtGCACTATGCCACGCATGAAGAGGCCGTTTCGCACCTGCAGGGCGCCGTAAGCGGTGCTGACCCGCGTCTCTCCTATTGCACCCAGCTGCCGAATGGCGAGAGCTACCGGCAGGTCAACGTCCGCCTGGAGCCAGCGCTGATGGCCGTCATGCGTACGCAGTCCCCAGTGTTTGTTGTCGCCCCAGCCGTGCCAGCGCAGGGGATTTTATCCTTCTTCATGGACGTCATCCCAGAGCTGTCGCCAACCATCCGCATCCCGAGTGGGTGTGTGGTCGAGATCGGCGTCAAGGACGGCATCACAGTGCACCCTCTGCTGCCAGACGCGCTGCCGGAGAGCATGACACGCTCCctgctgacggtgctgccggaGATCCAGGAGGCCATCCGCGAGGTAGCCACCGCCAGCTCcgtggagaagagaacaacGGGGGCGCCTGCCCACGGGAGCGCCACTACCCAgtctggcggtgctgctgtagCGGCGGCACTCCTCAGTTCTGTCAatgccggtggtggtgcacagaaagagaacgGCGAGGCGTGCCCGGTGGGCGCGAACGCCTCTCGAGCGgccacagcgccaccgccgccctcgtAG